The following DNA comes from Streptomyces pristinaespiralis.
GTGTCCTCGCCCGCGGGGACGCCCACCGGCCGGGCCGCCTTACGAAACCGTGACGTCCGATTCGTTCAAGACCTCCGGCCCGCCCGGTCCTACGTTGGTGGGCATGACTCCACGATTCGACGCGATCGGCCTGGTCGTCAGCGACATGGCCGCCTCACTCGCCTTCTACCGCCGCCTCGGTCTCGACATCCCCGCGGAGGCGGACTCCGCGCCGCACGCGGAGGCCGTACTGCCCGGCGGGCTGCGCCTGATGTGGGACACCGAGGAGACGGTCCGCTCCTTCGACCCCGACTGGACCCGCCCCGACGGGGGCGAACGGATGGCACCGGCGTTCCTCTGCGACAGCGCCGCCGAGGTCGACGCGCTGTACGACGAACTCGTCGCCGCCGGGTACCGGGGCCACCTCAAGCCCTGGGACGCCGTCTGGGGGCAGCGTTACGCGGTCGTCCTCGATCCCGACGGGCTCGGCGTCTCGCTCTTCGCCGCCCTGTCGTAGGCGCCG
Coding sequences within:
- a CDS encoding VOC family protein — translated: MTPRFDAIGLVVSDMAASLAFYRRLGLDIPAEADSAPHAEAVLPGGLRLMWDTEETVRSFDPDWTRPDGGERMAPAFLCDSAAEVDALYDELVAAGYRGHLKPWDAVWGQRYAVVLDPDGLGVSLFAALS